One part of the Chryseobacterium mulctrae genome encodes these proteins:
- a CDS encoding N-acetylornithine carbamoyltransferase has product MKKFTSVSDVKNLQDIIKKALQIKENPLSETEKGKGKTIGLVFLNSSLRTRLSSQIAAQNLGLNVLTLNAAQEAWNLEFADGAVMNGDTVEHIKDAIEVLNQYCDIIAVRCFAGMKSKEDDVNESILSQFEQHAKVPVISLESATRHPLQSLADCITITENWKKEHKPKVVLTWAPHIKPIAHAVGNSFAEWMQEMDVELVIANPEGYDLDKNFTKDVKVIHNQDEALKDADFIYIKNWSSFDDYATMPEVKENWMLTNEKLENTNQAKVMHCLPVRRNVELSDEVMDGKNSIIYQQAKNRIFSAQAVFSEILDEVNS; this is encoded by the coding sequence ATGAAAAAATTCACCTCTGTAAGTGATGTTAAAAACTTACAAGACATTATAAAAAAAGCTTTACAAATTAAAGAAAACCCTCTTTCGGAAACCGAAAAGGGAAAAGGAAAAACCATCGGACTCGTATTTTTAAATTCAAGTTTGAGAACCCGTTTAAGCAGTCAGATTGCAGCGCAAAATTTAGGCTTAAATGTATTAACGTTAAACGCAGCTCAAGAGGCCTGGAATCTGGAATTTGCGGACGGTGCTGTAATGAACGGAGATACGGTTGAACATATCAAAGATGCTATCGAAGTATTAAATCAATATTGTGACATCATTGCAGTGCGTTGTTTTGCAGGAATGAAAAGCAAGGAAGATGATGTTAACGAAAGTATTTTAAGCCAGTTCGAGCAACATGCAAAAGTTCCGGTTATCTCTTTGGAATCTGCAACTCGTCACCCTTTGCAAAGTTTGGCAGATTGTATCACGATTACAGAAAACTGGAAAAAAGAACATAAGCCGAAAGTGGTGTTGACCTGGGCTCCTCACATTAAACCTATTGCTCATGCGGTTGGAAATTCTTTTGCAGAATGGATGCAGGAAATGGATGTTGAGTTGGTAATTGCGAATCCGGAAGGGTATGATTTGGATAAAAATTTCACAAAAGATGTAAAAGTGATTCATAATCAGGATGAAGCGTTGAAAGATGCAGATTTTATTTATATAAAAAACTGGTCGTCTTTTGATGATTATGCAACAATGCCTGAAGTGAAAGAAAACTGGATGTTGACGAATGAAAAACTGGAAAACACCAATCAGGCAAAAGTAATGCACTGTCTTCCGGTTCGTCGAAATGTAGAATTGAGTGATGAGGTGATGGACGGTAAAAACTCTATCATTTATCAACAGGCAAAAAACCGAATTTTCTCAGCTCAGGCTGTTTTCTCTGAAATTTTGGATGAAGTGAATTCTTAA
- the argC gene encoding N-acetyl-gamma-glutamyl-phosphate reductase: protein MINQKEIKTAGIIGANGYTGSELVRLLAFHPNVSLSFLYSRSNSGTRISDLYPDLATVCEMVLTDQPEEVDILFLCLPHKESQNWLAQNGVKDETLVIDLGNDFRLEGDFANRNFIYGLPEINKKQLLGAKSIANPGCFATAIQLALLPLAQKGLLNEVHSTGITGSTGAGQSLQPTTHFTWRNDNISAYKTLTHQHVDEILQQLVSFNKNEISLNFVPWRGDFARGIFTSSTVKTDLELSDINQLFKDFYADEPFVKVSEKAIDLKQVVNTNRCMIHIEKSGNVAVIHSAIDNLLKGASGQAVQNVNIAMGWEENSGLNLKPIAF, encoded by the coding sequence ATGATTAATCAAAAAGAAATAAAAACAGCAGGAATCATCGGAGCCAACGGTTACACAGGAAGCGAACTGGTTCGTCTGTTGGCTTTTCATCCCAATGTGTCTTTGAGTTTTTTATATAGTCGTTCAAATTCGGGGACAAGAATTTCAGATCTGTACCCGGATTTAGCGACGGTTTGTGAAATGGTTTTAACAGATCAGCCTGAAGAGGTAGATATTTTATTTTTATGTCTTCCTCACAAAGAAAGTCAGAATTGGCTAGCTCAAAATGGGGTAAAAGATGAAACGTTGGTCATCGATTTAGGAAATGATTTTCGTTTAGAGGGAGATTTCGCAAACAGAAATTTTATCTACGGATTACCTGAAATCAACAAAAAACAACTCTTAGGAGCGAAAAGTATTGCCAATCCTGGATGTTTTGCAACGGCAATTCAATTGGCTTTGCTTCCATTAGCTCAAAAAGGTTTGTTGAATGAAGTGCACTCAACGGGAATTACAGGTTCTACAGGAGCGGGTCAGTCTTTGCAGCCGACGACCCATTTTACCTGGAGGAATGATAATATTTCGGCTTATAAAACTCTGACACATCAACATGTAGATGAGATCTTACAGCAGTTAGTTTCTTTTAATAAAAATGAGATCAGTCTGAATTTTGTTCCATGGAGAGGGGATTTTGCAAGAGGGATTTTTACGAGTTCCACGGTAAAAACAGATTTAGAACTTTCAGATATCAATCAATTGTTTAAGGATTTTTATGCAGATGAACCTTTTGTAAAGGTAAGTGAAAAAGCAATTGATTTAAAACAGGTTGTCAATACCAATCGCTGTATGATTCATATAGAAAAGAGTGGAAATGTTGCGGTTATTCACTCAGCGATTGACAATTTGTTGAAAGGAGCTTCCGGACAGGCGGTTCAAAACGTGAATATTGCAATGGGTTGGGAAGAAAATTCAGGACTGAATTTAAAACCAATTGCGTTTTAG
- a CDS encoding aspartate aminotransferase family protein, which yields MNLFNVYPLFNINPVKAQGSFLWDDKGEKYLDFYGGHAVISIGHNHPHYQTQLKNQLDKISFYSNSVQNELQTELADKLGKLSGLEDYNLFLCNSGAEANENALKLASFHNGKSKVLYFSRSFHGRTSAAVSVTDNPKIVAPVNYDERFIKSEWNNIEQLEAVFENQGSEISSVIIEGIQGVGGIMIPTVEFLTKIKELCEKYDAALILDEVQSGYGRSGYFFAHQEFGIEADLITTAKGMGNGFPIGAVLIHPKFKASNGLLGTTFGGNHLACVAAIAVLDVMKDENLIENAQEMGEYIENEIKDFPHIKTIRRKGLMIGIELDRDCSEVRNSLLYNHHIFTGNSNDKAVLRILPALNIKKEETDLFINALKEVLENI from the coding sequence ATGAATTTATTCAATGTATATCCATTATTCAACATAAATCCGGTAAAAGCTCAGGGATCATTTCTTTGGGACGATAAAGGAGAAAAATACCTTGATTTTTACGGAGGTCACGCGGTAATTTCTATCGGGCACAACCATCCGCATTATCAAACTCAATTAAAAAACCAGTTAGATAAAATATCTTTCTATTCAAATTCGGTTCAGAATGAATTGCAAACTGAACTAGCTGATAAATTAGGAAAACTTTCGGGTTTGGAAGATTATAATTTATTTCTGTGTAATTCAGGAGCTGAAGCGAACGAAAATGCTTTAAAACTGGCTTCTTTCCATAACGGAAAAAGCAAAGTATTGTATTTTTCACGTTCATTTCATGGAAGAACTTCAGCAGCGGTTTCTGTGACTGATAATCCTAAAATTGTCGCTCCAGTAAACTATGACGAAAGATTTATTAAGTCTGAATGGAATAATATAGAACAGCTTGAAGCCGTTTTTGAAAATCAAGGAAGTGAAATCTCATCTGTAATTATTGAAGGAATTCAAGGCGTTGGAGGAATTATGATTCCAACGGTTGAATTTTTAACGAAAATCAAAGAACTGTGCGAAAAATACGATGCGGCTTTGATTTTAGATGAAGTTCAGTCAGGTTATGGAAGAAGCGGATATTTCTTTGCTCATCAGGAATTTGGAATTGAAGCAGATCTCATCACAACAGCAAAAGGAATGGGGAATGGTTTCCCAATCGGTGCCGTATTGATTCATCCTAAATTTAAAGCAAGCAATGGCTTATTGGGAACAACTTTTGGCGGGAATCATTTAGCTTGTGTTGCTGCGATTGCTGTACTAGATGTGATGAAAGATGAAAATCTCATCGAAAATGCTCAGGAAATGGGCGAATATATTGAAAATGAAATTAAAGATTTTCCACATATTAAAACCATCCGAAGGAAAGGCTTGATGATTGGGATTGAACTCGACAGGGATTGCTCGGAAGTGAGGAATAGCCTGTTGTACAATCATCATATTTTCACAGGAAACTCTAATGATAAGGCTGTGTTGAGGATTCTTCCGGCGCTTAACATTAAAAAAGAAGAAACTGATCTTTTTATTAATGCTTTAAAAGAAGTATTGGAGAATATTTAA